The following coding sequences are from one Electrophorus electricus isolate fEleEle1 chromosome 22, fEleEle1.pri, whole genome shotgun sequence window:
- the egfl7 gene encoding epidermal growth factor-like protein 7 isoform X2, whose translation MCLDQRLCSTYKTVYKVSYRQVSRPSSHFYPECCPGWQRLHSHHCNRAICSQECVNEGSCVRPNTCACTIGWTGRYCQIDVDECKGSHSCAQRCVNSAGSYRCECADGFRLAEDGRSCLSLLPLPPLSPTATSQPQANNRPSNSSDAGGAAGLVENVTEEVQFLKNRVELLEQKLEMVLAPFSTRFPLEEGMANRNGFLFDRTNFLSDQTNFLSHSLRQLDRIDSLSEQVGFLEERLGTCSCQEN comes from the exons ATGTGCCTTGACCAGCGCCTCTGCAGCACGTACAa GACAGTGTATAAGGTGTCTTACCGACAGGTGAGCAGGCCAAGCTCACACTTTTACCCAGAATGCTGTCCGGGATGGCAACGGCTACACTCCCATCACTGTAACCGTG CCATCTGTTCACAGGAGTGTGTGAACGAAGGATCCTGTGTGAGACCAAACACCTGCGCCTGCACTATAGGCTGGACAGGACGCTACTGCCAGATAg ATGTGGATGAGTGTAAGGGGTCTCACAGCTGTGCTCAGAGGTGTGTGAACTCCGCAGGAAGTTACCGGTGTGAGTGCGCAGACGGCTTCCGCTTGGCTGAAGATGGACGCTCGTGTCTGAGTCTCCTCCCCCTACCGCCCCTGTCTCCTACGGCAACAAGCCAGCCCCAAGCAAATAATCGCCCGTCCAACAGCAGCGATGCAG GTGGAGCTGCAGGTCTTGTGGAGAATGTTACAGAAGAAGTGCAGTTCCTCAAGAACAGAGTAGAGCTACTGGAGCAG AAACTGGAGATGGTTCTCGCACCCTTCTCCACTCGCTTCCCTCTAGAGGAAGGCATGGCCAACAGGAACGGCTTCCTGTTTGACAGGACCAACTTCCTCTCCGATCAGACCAACTTCCTGTCGCACTCGTTGCGTCAGCTGGATCGAATCGACTCGCTCAGCGAGCAGGTTGGCTTCCTGGAGGAACGCCTCGGAACAT GTTCCTGTCAGGAAAACTAG
- the egfl7 gene encoding epidermal growth factor-like protein 7 isoform X1 produces MYFEVLLSSFLFSLPASCTPQFYSHHGRRVCTGSTGSSRVISTTESFIQPVHKPYITMCLDQRLCSTYKTVYKVSYRQVSRPSSHFYPECCPGWQRLHSHHCNRAICSQECVNEGSCVRPNTCACTIGWTGRYCQIDVDECKGSHSCAQRCVNSAGSYRCECADGFRLAEDGRSCLSLLPLPPLSPTATSQPQANNRPSNSSDAGGAAGLVENVTEEVQFLKNRVELLEQKLEMVLAPFSTRFPLEEGMANRNGFLFDRTNFLSDQTNFLSHSLRQLDRIDSLSEQVGFLEERLGTCSCQEN; encoded by the exons atgtacttTGAGGTTCTACTTTCCtcatttcttttctccctccccGCAAGCTGCACTCCTCAGTTCTACAGTCACCACGG gaGAAGAGTGTGTACTGGGAGCACTGGAAGCAGCAGGGTCATCTCTACTACAGAGTCCTTCATTCAGCCTGTACACAAGCCGTATATCACCATGTGCCTTGACCAGCGCCTCTGCAGCACGTACAa GACAGTGTATAAGGTGTCTTACCGACAGGTGAGCAGGCCAAGCTCACACTTTTACCCAGAATGCTGTCCGGGATGGCAACGGCTACACTCCCATCACTGTAACCGTG CCATCTGTTCACAGGAGTGTGTGAACGAAGGATCCTGTGTGAGACCAAACACCTGCGCCTGCACTATAGGCTGGACAGGACGCTACTGCCAGATAg ATGTGGATGAGTGTAAGGGGTCTCACAGCTGTGCTCAGAGGTGTGTGAACTCCGCAGGAAGTTACCGGTGTGAGTGCGCAGACGGCTTCCGCTTGGCTGAAGATGGACGCTCGTGTCTGAGTCTCCTCCCCCTACCGCCCCTGTCTCCTACGGCAACAAGCCAGCCCCAAGCAAATAATCGCCCGTCCAACAGCAGCGATGCAG GTGGAGCTGCAGGTCTTGTGGAGAATGTTACAGAAGAAGTGCAGTTCCTCAAGAACAGAGTAGAGCTACTGGAGCAG AAACTGGAGATGGTTCTCGCACCCTTCTCCACTCGCTTCCCTCTAGAGGAAGGCATGGCCAACAGGAACGGCTTCCTGTTTGACAGGACCAACTTCCTCTCCGATCAGACCAACTTCCTGTCGCACTCGTTGCGTCAGCTGGATCGAATCGACTCGCTCAGCGAGCAGGTTGGCTTCCTGGAGGAACGCCTCGGAACAT GTTCCTGTCAGGAAAACTAG